TGCTTTAGTCGCCCTGATTGCATTCATGCCCACCAACCCAAATGGCGCGTTGGGCTCATTAAACTACAAGAAAGAAGACAGGCGTGCCTTGGCCATTAAATCCCGTGAAGCACCTCCAAAATTTGGGACTCCTGAACGTCAAAGACTGATTGATGAGGTACGATGTTGCTCATTGTTTTTTGTCCAGTGCATGTTTTTCATTAGTATCTTCTGCTGATTGTACCAGGTAAAATGTTGCTTATTGTTTTTTCCTGGATGCATATTTTCTCTGTTGTACTGTTTTATCCCAGATACACGAGTATATGCTAAGCAAGTCATCCCCCGTTCCACAACTTGCCCCCTCACAAGTTTCTGAAGAACATTCCAAAACTGAGGAGGCTGAGGCTGAGGCCCAGGTTAATTTACATAATCCTGAAGCTTTACCTGCGGGAGTGGAGATTCCAGATCAAGCAGGCGACAGAGATGTTGAAGAACAAGAACTCCCTGTCAATGTTAATTCTAACCCTGCAGGAGTTGAAGCTTCAATGGATAATTCATCCAGCGGCTCAAGTAACCAGTTGCTCCAAAAGTCAGATGCAAGGGTTCAAAATCTGAAACCAGAGACAAGGATTCAAAAATCTGACGATCGATTGTTTACACTTGCTGCTATTGGGCTTACTATAGCAATTGTGGTTCTTTTGCTGAAGAAGTTCATTAAATCTACAGAATATGGTGCTGTTTTCATGGATGAATCTTAGATGAATTATTTGCTCGTGTTAGCTTCAATATCAAGATTCTTAGCCCAGGTATAGTCGATAGGAAAATTTAGAACTTCTctgatattttatgatttttgaatTGTACGATTGGCTTGTAATTAtggtaatataaatatatactacAGCTATGAGTTCGTGAGCAAGGGTCTACTATGTGGTAGGTACAGTTACAATGCCTTATTGTTTGCTTATGACCCCTGATTTATGTATACAAACCGAAAGTACTCATCATTGACAAAAAGGTCGGACAAACAACTTCGTggcttatatttttaatagttgAGTAGCATTATTGATAGTTGCTTATACAAGCATATTCTATAAATTCTCAATTGTTCCAAACTTCCAATGATATTTGCAAGTTACTTAACTTTAAGAACCAACTTAAAGTTCAAGTCTATTGGAGATGCTCTTATGGTTATAGAGTGAGAAGAAACAGTTAACATCCCAACAGAAAAATTTAgaggcatatttttcttttcttttgcccTTTGTAGAACTTAGACTTTCATTTTACGTGAAATTAGAAAAGCTGAAATGTATCATCGGTACTTAACATTTTCAATATTTGGTTCACTTTTCATATACATGGATATCCTTGTCAAATGTTGCAACGCCCGTTCCTCAAAAGTATTTGTATGTAAATCAAATCTTATAACTGTTGTTTTACTTTGACTTGGAATCCCGGTACTTGTACTCATCAGTGCAGTTTGGACCAGAGCATTTTTCTCTCGGGAGGATAGCTGAAAATTCCAAAACATCAACGTTGCAGAAATGCAAGTTTTTAAAGCATATAAATATTAGAAATGCTAAACTCTTTTATGTTGAGAGACTGAGTTGCAAAGCTGTACCTGTTAGTTCCCATTTGGAAGATACTCGGTAGACCAATATCTTCAGAAAAAGTTACTACAGTTCCTTGGGGTCTCATGGTCAATCTAACAGTATTTGATCCTAAATTGAAGGATTTGTTAGATTTTTCCTGCACAACCAACATGTTAGAACTTGAAACAAATCACTAAAAGGAAGAAGTCATGGTCGGTCATCAATCTTATCCAGACCTTAACAAATTCATCCCTGTGCTTCTTCATCTTATCCTCTCTCTTCTTCCTACCCGATTCTTGACCAAGTATCTTTCTGATGGCGGCTGCCTACAGAAACACAATGTCAGACCTCGATTTATGAGAGCCATAGTCTAGAACTTCTGTGTTCCGTCCCAATGTTAATGCTATACTACAATCTCAACTACTAGTTCTAAGATAATCAACGGAATCACAGCATCACAGGCAGACCTCAGCTTCCCGAGCTGCCTTCTCTGATTGAATTTTACGTCTCTGCAGCCTCAGCTTTCTTGACTTGTTGCTCCATTTCTGACAATTTTCCCCTTTTCCCTTattatcatcaaagaaaacaaaaataattcaaaaaatattttccccTACAGGTATTATGAGTATGAGTTGATACTTCATGTTGAAGCATGTACTAGCAAATTACTTCATGAATCATGATAAAAGTTTATTTGATTGAATTGGCTTATTTAATCAGGTATATTATGATAACTTTCAATTCATATTCATTGGGTCCTCTTACATCAGTTTTACACATGGCCTGACTTCAAATGTAAAATCCGTAAGGTAATAAAGatctcaaaaaataataactccCCAAAGGCCAAAACTTCATCTGCTTTAAAAAATCTTAGTTGTAAGGTAATAAAGATTTTAAATCTTTAGATGCCATTTAAAAACAATATGCACAAACACAAAAAATCGATAACCGTTTATCTAAATAACAGTCACAGTTGGAATTTACacatacaaaaactaaaaatgacaGAACAGCTAAAATAGCATcaatatgtaaaaataatataaaataaataaatttctcacTTTTAGATACCATGGGAACTAAAGCATCTGAGATGTCGGCAATGCTTGCAGCTGACCCAGATAAAACATCTTTCAATGAGTCAACTGAACAAGTATGATTCCCTCTTTGTACAAGTAAATCAACAGATTCCCTCTTTGGCTTCTTCCACGCCGATATTGACTCGTCACTTGATGTTGGATCTTCTTCCACATAGTCTGAATCCTCATATTTCTTCCctgatttcaatttcattttaccaTATTTAATTGAGCCCGGTATTCCAGGGTCTTTGAGAAAATGAAGTTCTGCATCTTTATTATCTTCATCACTAAATTCCACACTCAAGGCACATCTCCTGGTAATGTGCTTGCTCTCACAGACATGCTCATGATTGACATCTATAGTTTCTCCGGTGGTCTTTCCTCTATGTGAATGATTCTCTGCTGTAAAACCAGATTCAGTTACAGAGGGCATTAGCAATTTATTGCCAAGGCCTTTTCTCTTATCAAAAGGACAAACATAATTACCATCTGTATCATCCTGTGTGCATTGATGACTAATAGATAAGAAACCTTTCAGGTTTATAACAAATTATCAGAAGGAAATACAGTTGCAAGAGCATATGGAGTCAAcatcttgaattattttttttgaagtgATCTAAAGGATGCTGAAAGATTCTTTTGCAAATATTGAAGCTACCAAACATTAATTACAGATTACCTGAGGCTTAGAACAATCAGAACaaggagaaattttttttattaaagaatcaCTGCTGAAGCCTGTTTCTGTCTTTGACTTGGCATGAATAGTATGAGTAACACCCCTAAACTTGAGCTTTAGCTTCTTCAATTTGTTTCCAGTTTCTAATCCAGCAGAAGCATCCATTTTTTCCTTGACATTCTCATTCTCAGCTTGTTTTCCAAAAGGTTCTACTGGTGACAGCTGACCAAAGTAACTCTGAAATAGTGTATCAGCATTAGCCCGAGGTTGATGTGAAACCGTACTCCTTTTTCTCTTCATAGCAAGAAGCAACCTAGACACACCAAGGATTTCCATTAATACAAAACTTTTAGAAACTTTTATAGCAGCAAATCAGCCAATAAGATAAGgatatataccaaattgaagacAATTACTTTGCAAGAAAAATCACAAAAGGCAGGTATATAAACactaaaacacacacacataggaaaataaggaaacaaacctgaacttttgataattatttatgttcACACTAGAGTTCATCCACTTTTTGGTTAGTGATAACTCGTAAAATCAACTACAGGAACAAAAGCAAGTTTTCTTTTGAAGTAATTCACAGAAGGAACAGCTCAACCAAGCAATACAAACAAAATTGAGTATCCGCAACAAGAGATCTAGTGTAATTTTTggtgttctttattttttaagagcGATACAGAGCAAAAGCttacaatattaatattaattaaaaacaaaataaacaacaaatatGGGAAAACCCAATACCGGTCATTAGTCAACTAGTTAGATTAGCGAGAAACGAAACACGACATTCAATAACATTGAGCAACAAGCAACTGCATGCAAAAGTACCCAACACCGATTCAATAGAAACACATATAGATTGTGATTCGCTGACCTTGTTTCAGAATCAGCCATAACCAAAAAAGTGTTATTTACAGCTTAAATTTGCCACGGTAGAGAAGCAAAGAAATTTAACTCTCGTAAGAACATACACAAACTATTACTATTACAgtgaacaaattaaaagaagCAACAAAGGGAACCTCACGGCCTTTATTTCCTCAGTGTAGCTAAAGAGAACGAAAATTCGCGCATGCATGTCACTGTTAAAAGTTCAGTTTCGCAAAAAGAAGATAGGATTGGTTTTCATTGAAGAAACATATTGCACATTTTCTTTTCCTCGACTACTCAAATTGAATAACTTCAATGCAGAAAATTTCAGTTAGAATATGAATGGGGATGGAAGCACTATAAGCTCACAATAGCagcagtgaaaataaaaaaatattaaaaaaaaacgagACTTGGTACTGGGAAGAACAAAGAAATTCTCTCTTCTGCTTCTGAAAGAATCAATAATCAAGCGTACCTGTAAATGTAATATAGAGTTGGAGCACAAAGTGCTGCACGAAATTTTTCCCTCTGAAACTGGCAATCAAAAGGAAATGAAATTCTTTCTCATTCGATGGGGTTAGCGACGTTAGTCGCAATTAAAGGACAGAATATATTTGggcaataaatttatatatttttttataattaagaaaaaatgcaaaataagatgcgtaataatataataaaaataataaagtccAGAACAGGCagtcttttttataaatattataaaatttatattttataaatataataaagtaatattataaaaaagtgttatatacataatataatttttttaaatgccaGTACTAGCAGCCTTCGGTTGTGTAGTTCCCGTTATGTTGATATATTTAcatcaatatatttaatttataatttttatacataatatattataatttaattatttgttgttaatttattaaaattgtttcttaaaaaatttaactcttaacctttttttattaatatttcacAAGCTACGAAATCTATGTGACATGCTAATTAACTTTTATGTGTTTGCATATAATTACAAAtactttataattttgtttagaaTACGGAGTAACATAGGTAATCAGTAGCTTGAGTCTTTTATGGATATAATAGTAATTATTACATGGTAATCCGGGATCATATATTTCTGATGAATCACTATAtaacatataattattattttttaatttatgaaaaaagataaataaaaaagtgtcaTAAAAATTGGTGATCGAGAAACGAGGATGACATTTAACAGAGCACacgataagggaagagagagtgTGCACAGCATGCATGGAGCACGTTGCAACAAGTAAGCAACGTACTCCAAATTGACATCAAGTAGAAGTTCGAGTTTTAAGCCAACTGCATTTCAATATCTTCCTCCACGATCTCGGAGTTCTCTTATACTCTAAAATTTGTTCAATTAGCCCTGCAAAATAGAACTTGTCCTCCCCATATTCCACTTCCCCACACAGCCTTTTAAACAGATCACAAACTTCTTTCTCCGTGTAATTATCCATGATCACAATCCCTCGGTTGCGGAACAACTTCACATCGTTTTCATTGCAGACCAAGGCTTTCATTAGAAAGACATAAGATGTAAACGGTTGGCTATCATTTTGGTGCTGCTCCAATGCTATCAGATTGGAAAACATCATTTCTGTAAAATGCTGATGGGGTGTGAAGGGAGGAACTTCAAGCACTCCATTTGCAAATTTAATATTTAGCAAGCTCTTGGCTTTGGAACTCTTGGACTTAATCCCATCTTTCTTGAGCTTTGTTGCACTCTCATTCTCAAGATCACCTTGAGATACACTTTTTTTGGACATTACTCTTGCATA
This region of Glycine soja cultivar W05 chromosome 17, ASM419377v2, whole genome shotgun sequence genomic DNA includes:
- the LOC114393731 gene encoding ubiquitin-conjugating enzyme E2 32-like, which encodes MAEKHNLKNPAVKRILQELKEMQSNPSDDYLSLPLEENIFEWQFAIRGPRDTEFEGGIYHGRIQLPSEYPFKPPSFMLLTPSGRFETQTKICLSISNHHPEHWQPSWSVRTALVALIAFMPTNPNGALGSLNYKKEDRRALAIKSREAPPKFGTPERQRLIDEIHEYMLSKSSPVPQLAPSQVSEEHSKTEEAEAEAQVNLHNPEALPAGVEIPDQAGDRDVEEQELPVNVNSNPAGVEASMDNSSSGSSNQLLQKSDARVQNLKPETRIQKSDDRLFTLAAIGLTIAIVVLLLKKFIKSTEYGAVFMDES